One genomic segment of Pongo abelii isolate AG06213 chromosome 13, NHGRI_mPonAbe1-v2.0_pri, whole genome shotgun sequence includes these proteins:
- the LOC100446610 gene encoding olfactory receptor 5C1 — protein MNSENLTWAAVAPAEFILLGITNRWELRVALFLTCLPVYLVSLLGNMGMALLIRMDARLHTPMYFFLANLSLLDACYSSTIGPKMLVDLLLPRATIPYTACAPQMFVFAGLADTECCSLAAMAYDRYVAIRNPLLYTTAMSQRLCLALLGALGLGGAVSAFVHTTLTFRLSFCRSREINSFFCDIPPLLAISCSDTSLNELLLFAICGFIQTAMVLAITVSYGFIAGAVIRMRSVEGSRRAASTCSHLTAVAMMYGTLIVTYLRPSSSYALDTDKTASVFYTLAIPALNPLIYSLRNKEVKEALRRTSSRFHCPGQGPQ, from the coding sequence ATGAACTCAGAGAACCTCACCTGGGCCGCGGTTGCCCCTGCTGAATTCATCCTCCTGGGCATCACAAATCGCTGGGAACTGCGTGTGGCCCTCTTCCTGACCTGCCTGCCTGTCTACCTGGTGAGCCTGCTGGGAAACATGGGCATGGCGCTGCTGATCCGCATGGATGCCCGGCTCCACACACCTATGTACTTCTTCCTGGCCAACCTCTCCCTGCTGGATGCCTGCTATTCCTCCACCATCGGCCCCAAGATGCTAGTGGACCTGCTGCTGCCCCGAGCCACCATCCCTTACACAGCCTGTGCCCCCCAGATGTTTGTCTTTGCAGGTCTGGCTGACACTGAGTGTTGCTCGCTGGCAGCCATGGCCTATGACCGCTACGTGGCCATCAGAAACCCACTTCTCTATACAACAGCTATGTCACAGCGTCTATGCCTGGCCTTGCTGGGGGCATTAGGCCTGGGTGGGGCAGTGAGCGCCTTTGTTCACACAACCCTCACCTTCCGCCTGAGCTTCTGCCGCTCCCGGGAGATCAATAGCTTCTTCTGCGATATCCCTCCACTGCTGGCCATCTCATGCAGTGACACCAGTCTCAATGAACTGCTTCTCTTTGCCATCTGCGGCTTCATCCAGACAGCCATGGTGTTAGCTATCACGGTGTCTTATGGCTTCATTGCTGGGGCTGTGATCCGCATGCGCTCGGTCGAGGGCAGTCGGCGAGCAGCCTCCACCTGTTCCCACCTCACAGCCGTGGCCATGATGTACGGGACACTCATTGTCACGTACCTGCGTCCCAGCTCCAGCTATGCCCTGGACACTGACAAGACGGCCTCTGTGTTCTATACCCTGGCCATCCCGGCTCTCAACCCACTCATCTACAGCCTCCGCAATAAGGAGGTCAAGGAGGCCCTCAGGCGGACCTCGAGCCGATTCCACTGTCCAGGGCAGGGGCCCCAGTGA